The genomic interval AGCCTAGCGTCTCGCAGCAGCTTGGTGTTCTGCGTCAGCGCGGCTTCGTAGAGGCCCGCAAGGAGGGCACCAGCGTCTACTACCGCACTGCCGACCCCGATGTGTACGCCTTCCTCGACTTAGGTCGCACCATCTTCGAGCGCCACCTAAAAACCCAAAGTGACCTCCTGTCCGAGCTTCAGGAGACCTCAGCCCAACCATGAATCCCTTAACCGACATCACCTTGATCCTCCTGGGGCTGCAAAGCCTCCTGGCCCTGCTGCGTCCACCGGCAATTGGATTCTTGCCGCTGAGCCTGGGGGGCAGCGGGCTGCTGCTTCTGGTGGTGGGCCTTGGGGCCTGGCTTACCGGCGCCCAGGGCACCCCTCTAGACGCTACCGCGGGCTTCTACGTGGCCCTGCTAGGGGCTTTGCACCTAGGGGTGGGGCCCTATCTCCGAGAGTACCTGGCCCACCACGAGCCCCGCCGTGCCCACCTCGGTCAGCCCGTCAGGGCTAGGCTTGTGGCCTTCCTTCTCCCCCTCTTCTCCCTGGCCATGCTTGGGGTCCTTCTCTCCCCACCGGGCTACACCTTTCTCTTTCTCTGGGAGGGCATGGCCCTTTTGGGCTACCTCCTCATCGCCCTGGAAGGCCCGGTGGCCCTGGCGGGCAGCCGGGCCTTCTTCCTGGCCAGCCGCCTCTCGGGGGCCGGGCTGTTTTTGGCCCTGATCCTGCTGACCCGGAAAGAGCCGCTCTCAGGGGGGCTGGAAAACTTGGTCTGGGCCGGGCTCGTACTGGGTTTTGGCACCAAGGCAGCTCTCTTCCCCCTTTCCACCTGGCTGCCCAAGGCCCATCCGGTAGCTATGAGCCCGCTCTCGGCCCTGCTCTCGGGGGGGATGGTCAAGCTGGGGCTCTATGGCCTTTACCGTGCCCGGGATTGGGCAGGCCC from Meiothermus sp. Pnk-1 carries:
- a CDS encoding helix-turn-helix transcriptional regulator — translated: MESALHRFKAEFFKALGHPVRLAILDALREGEKSVGRLAEELGLEQPSVSQQLGVLRQRGFVEARKEGTSVYYRTADPDVYAFLDLGRTIFERHLKTQSDLLSELQETSAQP